In Capsicum annuum cultivar UCD-10X-F1 chromosome 11, UCD10Xv1.1, whole genome shotgun sequence, one genomic interval encodes:
- the LOC107846539 gene encoding uncharacterized protein LOC107846539 translates to MAKAYRIEYFDYIMSKVGKVDPRFKEYLEEASYEKWSQCHSPVNRGRIMTSNIVECINGCLVEVRELPIIGFLEEFRILFATWNCKNREIASYTNTTPGRRFQEILAENGVISLRMMVKAAGSYMYYVYESGRRYIIDIDHDMCNYFRPSTIVKTYELLIVLMPDVKDCNIPEFVDAEEVLPLKYKRPLGRPKKGRHSKSSESLTESSNHCDKCGCEGHSRRTCD, encoded by the exons ATGGCTAAAGCTTATAGAATAGAATATTTTGATTACATCATGTCAAAGGTTGGTAAGGTTGATCCAAGATTTAAGGAATATCTGGAAGAAGCTAGTTATGAAAAATGGTCTCAATGTCACTCCCCTGTTAATAGAGGTAGAATAATGACCTCAAATATAGTCGAATGTATTAACGGTTGTTTGGTAGAGGTTAGAGAACTTCCTATTATAGGTTTCCTTGAAGAATTTAGGATTTTATTTGCTACATGGAATTGTAAGAACAGAGAAATTGCATCGTATACAAACACAACACCCGGGAGAAGATTTCAAGAAATTCTGGCTGAAAATGGGGTTATATCGTTACGAATGATG GTTAAGGCAGCTGGTAGTTATATGTACTATGTATATGAATCAGGAAGGAGGTACATTATTGATATTGATCATGACATGTGCAACTATTTCCG GCCAAGTACCATTGTCAAGACGTATGAACTCCTGATAGTTCTTATGCCGGACGTGAAGGATTGTAATATTCCAGAATTTGTTGATGCCGAAGAAGTTCTGCCACTCAAATACAAAAGACCTCTAGGTAGGCCAAAGAAAGGAAGGCATTCAAAATCTAGTGAATCACTTACTGAAAGTTCAAACCATTGCGATAAATGCGGGTGTGAAGGCCACAGCCGTAGGACGTGCGATTAA